TAAATACGGGAAGTTTTTCACAACTGTCTGAAAGCCAAGACGTTATCATGTGATACgcaataaatattttaatatacgCGATAGTTTATGTTTGTTATCTAAGGCGAAAGCTAACCTTGCttaataaaaaattacaatgGAGAGAAAAATATCCGCATTGCTTAACTAGTGTTAAATTGACAATTTAGTTCAGTTTCGATTTCATTcgtatatacatttttatatttgacaATCTGCAAAGTGGCCGCTGTTTACAGTTTGTTTAACTTTGTATATCTTTTTACCGCATTTTTTTATGACAATTCAGTTCAGGTTTCAGTTCATGGGAACGGAGAAGTGAAACAACTGAAAGCAACAGCAGctacagtttaaaacaaaataagtttttttttttcctttttgtgaaGAATCCTAAGCGACATTTTAGTATAGATCAGGATGTTGAGTATTGTTTCACAGATGTTGTACTAGATCAGATGTTCCAATGCTGGGATCAAACGGGGTGAATCTTTTAGGCCCAGGAGGGAAACTTTAGcctaaaacttattttaaaatgtaaccagGAAGCTTTGAATTCTTGAAGCAAAATAAACTTATCAGATCCAGTGAGCTGATACATTATTACTTTCACTATACCTGGGAAAACAGCAATAGTAATAAAACAGAAGCTGTGGAAACTGTTGAAATAACTGACAGTAAAGACAATTAAAGAAGGCCTTAGAAAAGTAGAATAAACACCAGACAGTAACAACCGGTCCAGTATGGACAGAATCTGTAAAGCAGGAATTTAATACCTGTTTAAGTTTATAAACACATCAACAAATCAAGAATTAATTGGCATGGTAATTGATGTGGGTTAATATAAGTAAAAAACAGATAAAGACCCATCAGTCACTTATTGATGGTCAGGGCGCAACATTGAGCTCCCTAAGAATGAGAGGATTAGTGTTTAatctgtgttgttttaaaagtgaagtaagaatctttttctttttttttttcataatgggATTTACTAATTGGACTTGTATTTTACAGAATGTGTAATAGGTGTCAAATAGACAAGCAGATCTTTACGtacattgtttaaaacaaacatattgcccttttttccccccctaagATAATGCCGCCCTGGGCAGTGAGCCACATAACCTGATGGTGTTTGTAACGATGTTTCCTGCAGGAGAGCGTGAAGAAGCTGCGAGGACACCATGTGGTGGTTCCAGCAGGGTCTCTGCTTCCTGCCCGCCGCCCTGGTCGTTTGGACGGTGGCGTCCTTCATCTTCGCCTACATCACAGCGGTGGTGCTGAGACACGTGGATCCTCTGCTGCCTTACATCAGGTAATGGTTTCTCTGGTATTACTGGGGTTGGAGCCCAAACGTAACACCAGCGTAGACTTTTCCACATTAAATTACTCTTTTTAGAGCCAGGGGGACTTTTATGTGTATAATACACACTCACTTAAAAACGTATCTTTTTAGACAGGCATACtctttatgatttttaaatttaatatgaTAGTAAGGATCCCGTCCTTTctcctattctttttttttaattttattcctgCTCTTTTTTGATTCAATGTTTATTGGATTGagtgttttattgttgaatctgtaaggtgaccttgagtgttgaGAAAGGcgcctataaataaaatgcattattattattattattataaagaaGAGACACAAAAGtgatgagattttatttttttgcttgcaTATATTTGGTGATTTAATTTGTAATAATTTTGTCAGAGGACAGAAGATTACATTTTCTATATCTTACAGTCTaacttttaagaaaaaaagcctTTCATGTGTGATGTttggtggggttttttttccagcgACACGGGAACCATGGCACCAGAACgctgtgtgtttgggatcatgaTGGACATTTCGGCCTTTTTAGGTAAAACTGTCCAGACCTGCGCGCTCTCAGTCTTCGCGGTGAGCGGTACCTACGCAACGTTCTCTTAATCTTATGCCGTCTGCAGGCATTGCCACGGTGTATGTGCGGTACAAGCAGGTCGAGGCTCTTATCGACGAGAACGAGGTCAAACTCCAGCGGCTGAACTGCCTCGGCCTGGCCCTCGGCTGGATAAGCTCCTTCGGGATGTGCGTGGTGGCCAACTTCCAGGTGAGCGCCGCCGTCCTGGGGTCGGCGTCCGGGGGGGGCGTCTGAACGTGTCGGCTGAGCGTCTGTGTACCCCCTGTCTGAGCAGAAGACCACCATATTCTCCATGCACCTGGTGGGGGCGGTGCTGACGTTCGGCGTCGGAGCGCTCTACGTCTTTTTCCAGACGGTGATCTCGCTGTACATGCAGCCGCGCGTCCACAGCAGGACCCTCTACCTGGTTCGCCTCGGCGTCGGGGTCTGGACCCTGTGCAGCATCATCAGCAGTATCCTTAAACTCCTGCAGCCAGCTCTGGAGCGCAGACGTAGCGATAACGCGAAGGGAGAAATATGAGGCCGGTTTTTCTCTAGATGACTGAAATTCCTGTGGCTTTAATCAGACATCTGTGACGTGTTTAGGTCAGAATTGGTCATATTTTCAGTACAAAAAGCCCTTTATGTAGCTTCACTTTAAAATGACTTGTTTTCCAACCGATCTTACTTACCTGTTTACCATGGCAGGTGCAGCATTAGATTATTATTCGTCTCTTAGACCAAATCTTGTCATAATTTCAAAGTCGTGTGTTAAACAGGCccaggttattaaaaaaatcgCCGTCCCACATCAAACTCCAGGGTTATATACTAGACTAGCAGGGTGGGTTAAAACAGGCTTTCGTcttaatggggtaccgcgcgcgagctatttttagaaacacaacgtcacgatgacgtcacatcacgtggtacgcagtggggcaaactctggaaagccgccgttgttttgctgtaaaagagacgtgcgttagcctaggttttactcggtaaacgactgctttttccaaatctaagaccatggtttttaaacattgttgctatggaacgtgcaacagcgactcgaggtacgctgatcggccgcatatgaaggatgttttcttcaagactgccaaggagaaatgtgtgcgctgggaccggggcggtcggcctacacaacagttcaacccggaaaaagttaccaaattcacgtacatatgtagcaagcattttgtcggaggaaagggcacaaccgaagaacatcctgacccaattccagcgacatcaagtcaaggtaagagtattttggtggccgacatgttaataaagtagcgcctgctaccatgacagcatataggctatcatggtagcaggcgctaacatgatagcctgctaccaggatagcttactcaaaaacatttcaaatgagacaaacattaaacatatacccattcctggacggtgattgcaaacaacaacaaaaaaaaaaaatggccgacgctgccatgatcgccgcgcaggaaaaaaaaacaaagcttaccgttcatcaactcggccagttttccagtttttttaagccctcgaacctcaagccatcgtttgagctgaaggttggtgtgttcttcgacagtgcgaccagtaatccgtgcgcctgggacatcgtcttgggaaagtttaacggctgtaaagtcggtcatatcgcttgttctgttgcgcttgtaatagctgggttatccgtgctttctctcctgtatgccctacctaagcggcaaaaggggcgttgctcttgagacggtgacgtcacgtgcgtgGTACCGCATTCCTCCGTCACATGTCAGCTTTTTAAACTGCTGATCGGTGGCTCTGGGGTTTTATTACACCTTCAAAAGTTGACGTTAGAAACAGATGATCCTTTAGGTTGctaatggtgcgttcagggacaggaaaaatggaaaattttCTCCTGAAAGGAGAGACAAGCTAACGAAGCGTTTCTCTGTGATTTCcaaaagctgattctgattggctCTGAATACCAAAAGCACATTAATAGAGATATTAACTTTAAATCAACTGAGATATGgatcattttttattaaactgaaaatGCTGCTTTAAGGGAAATGGTTAACGTTGATGCATTTAACGAGGAGGGGGAAACAAAAAAGATATTTGAGTCTGATTCTGAGCTCTCACCAGCTGATTGGCGATCCTCTCACATAAAGGCTTAAATTGAAGCTGGTTAGATGCGATAACGAGGGAACTGTGTGAGTACCAAACACCTCACCTGCAAGTCCTGATTGCTCAGCGAACAAGAAAGGAACATAGAACAAAGTAGCCAGGCGGTGTCTTGTCTTTAAAGCTGCTATCCTTAACAGCCTGCCAGTGTTCATCTCATCGGTCATCATGTACAGCAGCCTGTCAGGAGTGGACGTTCCCCGCAAGCTGCACtggatccctggagaaccagtcAGTTAACATCCGGCTTTCCTATCTATTGTATTCCTGAATATTTACAGGCTCAGGTTTTGGTACTGATGCTAAAGTGATTTACAGATGCTGTCAGGATACTAGTGAGCAAATTCAAACGGATAATAGGTCTACGACTTCAGCCAGAGCAGGAAACAAATACCAGATAAAATGTTGATATTGGACCTAAAAGCATGTGAATGTTGTTGCCGCGTCATTAATGCCTTTGTTCGGCTCTCTCAGGGCTACGTGGCTCATATCATCAGCACTGTGTCCGAGTGGTCCCTGGCCTTCTCCTTCATCAGCTTCTTCCTCACGTTCATCAGAGATTTTCAGGTAGTGTGTCCTTCTGTTTTACCCCAAAGTACTGGAAGTGAAATCTACATGTGAGTTTCATTCCACAGGATTCCACCCAACAGCTGCAGTTTAGAGCTGTTGTCAGgctataatttaaaaaatttccaATTCAGACGCAGCAGCAGCGCTGATCCTGTCTAACTAGAAgcgaaaacacaaaaaaatcgcTTCAACGCAGACGTATCTTCATGGTTGCATTATAGATAACCAGTTATTTTAATCATAAAATGAGAAATTAAGCATAAATATCTAGTTTATAAGAGGTAAAATTGGCACTTTACACAGAGCCAATAATAAGCTCAAGagcagttttgtttgtttgatttttatccaaTGTAttataaatgattttatttcaaatcattttaaaaatctgtctTATTTCATCTTATACTGTGTCTTACTTTGtttctatttcattttttcttaaataaaacgTATAATTATTCATTCTAAATCTATTAATCATGATTTACGGACTGTGTTCAGAGATTTAAGGGAAGTAATTAAGCTCTGTGGACTAAAGCTGATGAAAATCAGCTATGATCCGTCGGTCTCACCAAAGGTCGTGGACGCGCACACGAACCACTTCCTGTCTCCTGACGTGTCACAAGACGTGGCGACCGTTAAGCGACGTGAGGCAACTCGCACACGAGCATGTAGTTGTGAAAATTCATCTTGAAATGCAAACCGCTGCTCAGCCCGGACCCAGGCTGACGCTCGGAGCGTTGTCAGACGTGGTTCGGTATTCAGCGGGGACCTCCAGGGTACGGCGGTGTTCGCCCGACAAGACGTCCCGTCTCACAAACCGAACccttccctctttttttctgcagaaaatCAACCTGCGAGCCGTGGCGGTTTTGCAGAGCAGCCATCTGTACGAATGGCACCCTGCAGGCGTCGCACCTTCCCATCAGAGCAGACCCTCCGAGACGTCTCCTCTGCTGGCAGGGACCACGTGACGCAGCGCGGAGCCGCGGCCCAATCGGCTTTCACGTGTCGTGTTTGCTTGTTCTTAGCAAACTAGCAAATTGTCATTAAATATCCAGAGACTTTTAAAGAGGTCGGGGAACCCAAAATCGACGCCTCTGTCTTGGACTGTGTATATTCAGAGAAAACGATCCAACTCAAAGGTTTGTGTCGCCTTCGGGAAGCTGCAGGCGGGTTGCATGAAGGTTGAGCCGCTCGCTCTGTAAGAGTCTTTGTACTGTTTTTACTGGGATTTCCAAACTAATAACTGTGGAACCAAACAAGCAATAATAGGAAGAGATTACGTTTTTTTCTGATTGATTAATCTGACGGTAAAAATGCAAGTATTTATTTAGTTGCATACATATCTGCACCTTCATACAAACCCATACTTGCTAATAAATAATGCTGATTTATTCTGTCATTTGCCGCTGTTGTATGTCTTgaatgggtattttttttttttttattgtttaaacttTACTGTAAAGCATTTTAACTGACCTGACATCAATAATCAATGAGAGATTTTAGGAAGTGTTTCAAACCTGTGAtatacaaaggaaaaaaaactcttcatGGATATCTTATCAACATGTATAAATGCTTTTTAACCTTTGGAGTTTTTTCTCTGATTTTCTGAGCACAGAATTGAgtattttaaggattttatgtTCATACGTCAACATTTATGTACTAGCTTTTCAGCGAGGATGAATAAATGCTTCATGAGAAGAGAGCTCACCCTTTCTGTTCTGATGGTGGTGGGTTACGAATCGTTTTTATACTAAACGTGGGGCCAGCGACATTTGCTTGCTCTGGGGGTTAAAATGTGTAGAAAGTCTTCAAATAAATTCCTGTTTTACTGCAGTAGCAGTCTCATTGGAGGACAAATGGACTAAATTTAAAGCTCGATCATTGCACTCATTCACATACACAGACGGATCGGTGACCTGGGGTTAAGTGCTCTGCTCTGCACCGTAACAGGACCGTTGACCAACACATCTGAGGTGTAcggatgttttcacctgatacaatttaatgtttgtttccGGTCTCACAACCGGTGACCGCTTCAGGAtcacaatattttatttgtcacggCGGGGAAttttctctttggctactctGGTTCACGTTACACATAGTGAAGGCAAACACTGACAAACAGCCattgaacaagggttacagtgttttcttttttttgtttgtttgttttttttaaagttcaggaaagtcacagataaagaCAATGAGGTAGTAcggtgcttattgaacaatgataATTTCCAGCAATGcgcatttagatattcagagatgatGGTGTGCAGTGGGCAGCAACATTAAGGTGACTGTAACGTATGACGGGTTAGTAACAATGGGGTGATTTAAAAGCGTTGGACCACAGTTtgccatcagggggcgattgccttcacagctctggggaagaagctgtttctaagtttatttgttttggctttgaggcttctgaagcgttcacctgatgggagaggggcagaCAGCATCGCCTttgtgggtgggatcagtgtaGATTagtttatcatgtttttaggttttcatgatgtaaagcactttgaatctcccagctgctgaaatgtgctctaCAAGTAAACTGGACTCTGGGGGCAGACTGACATCTGAAGGGGGAAGCAGGAATTGAGCAACTCTGACCTCTGAGGCCCAGTGACCCACAGAAGCTGTGGCCAATTTTCTGACTGGTAGTGAACATGAATTCAGTTCAGAAAGTCAGCAGTGGAACAATTATTGGCTCTCCTATCATCACTAGGACAGAACTTTGGTACATTTCACATGGTTGGAGCAAACAGAGAGACGGTTTTTGATCATTCCTCGATGCACGATCATTTGAGGAGATCCAGAGTGGGAGACTTTTTGTATCCACTCTTCAACTCGCCACACCGGGTGTCCACAGGATCTAGGCTAGGGACCAAGATGCTGACAGGATGACTGTCcgtgtgttttggatcattatcctgcACAAAGACCCAAATGTGACCAATTTTCAACTGGAGGCCACCAGGTTTTTGCTTGAAATGGTTTGGTATTTCAAAAGATTCCCGACGGCATGCATTCTGACGAGGCTGATGGGAcatttggaagagaaacaggcccacagatCAGCATCCCAGATCCTCCGCCATATTTAACTGTGGGTATGAGGTGCTGCTCCACATGGTCATAATTTGCTTCCTGCCAGAGTTAACCGGAGCGTGTTGTTCCAGAAAAGCTTGTTTTGTGTAAACCAACCAAATCCCAGGGTTTTAACTAAAATTCCCAGTAATGTTTAGCAAATTAGCTGTTTACATTTGTGATGGTACGTTCAGACCACTTTATAGTAAACAGAAGATATacaggtatatatatatgtaatataaaaATTATGCTAATTAGCAGTTGCTCAAAAACTTTGAATTTAGGTGtccaaaatacacaaatattttTAGAATAGTAAATATGCTCAAAATGGTTAAGTTTTTAGTGAGTTTCTGCAGTAAAATATGTTAGCTTTTTTACGTAACCGTTTGCATCTGCATGCTTGCAGTTGTCTAATTAAATATATGCTACAAAGCAGGAATAACTACAGTTAATCTATTTGCTCTGCAAGCTACAGCTGTAATATCAGACGATTCTGCTTTTACTGACTCAAATTCATGATTTTGATGCATGATTAGTTCCAAAGCTGTTGATCTGTAAATTTATCCGAATTAGctgaaacaattatttttaatatgcaAAATCTGATTTGAAATTTGACACCAGAAATGCCTGTCAAAAGATGACCTCAGACATACTTAAACATTTGGTTTTGCACATTCCACAAATCATTTGTGCactattttgtttacagtaatGCATCATGCGTATATTTGCTGATCCGGATTGATATATAGCACAGGTTCATACACCAGCATTAATATGCCACACAAAAGgaagctgaacttttttttaatttagtcaAAACTATTACATCTCTATGCagatcattatatatatatatatatatatatatatatatatatatatatatatatatatatatatatatatatataataaactttaaaatgcaGATATTTCTGTTTGGCAGACAGATACAtgattaaaacttttaattcTTGGTCATACATAAAATATACCCTCTGCTGTCATTTCATCCTAAAGCTCAGCAGTAACAATAATAATCAAACATATATTACAACATATCTGTATTAAAAATCAAAGATTTGTATACATGTATACAGTCCGAACAATAAATAAGCACACGGAaactggaggagcagcagctttgTAAAACAAGTAGAATCAAACATGTTTCCTGCTTGATGCGCTCTGGCAACGTAACATCTCGTCAGGGGGTCGGTTCTCATTTCCGCCTCCGATCAAGAAGGGAACAGAAAGTTTCAGATACATGTTCTGCAGGAGAACCCGTCAAACTTATACATTCCCTGTTAACGCTCTGAAAGTATGAGCCATAAACTCTGAATTCCCCTATTGTCACTGAGGCTAATTTTACACCTTAAACTTCTGTCCTAATTACACACAGAATATTGGCTGCATTTGACTTATGATTAAACAGCACGTTACATTTCTTACCTCCTCGTTTAATGTAACTGTATGAATATACATAACGTAAATAATGcagaaaaccatttttttacattgtaaaatactgcaaaaaaaaatgcagccgTATTTGGATATGACCTGCAAGCACAGactgcaagagaaaaaaaaaaaaaaaaaacagaaaacattgaacTGGCCCTTTAAATGGGAACTAGCTCAGGAGGTGAAGCAGCAAATGTATGTTACGAGCTGGTAAATGGTTCAAGGGTGGATGCATCCGATGAATGCGGTATGGCACATAGGAGATGATGCCTGGGTGAACGTCTGAAGGTTCGGGGTCGGCGTCCGTCGCACGCCGATGACCCCGTCGTTATGCAGGTAGAAAGGTTGCATCGAAAAAAGAGGAGACGAAGTCCTGGAGCTGGATTGTTTACACGTCGGGTTAAAGATTAGGAGCaacctaaataaaatcacagatGAACTTATCACAGGAGGAGCTTGCCTGATTTTTAGTGTCTGCATAACAAAGGTAGGTCAGCACTTCTGGACACATTCTCTGACTGTAGCACACAAAAGAAACTCATTCTTCCCATTCTTAATCGCACCTGTTTATTATTCTtacacggggggggggggggatctgaaTGCAACAGAAATGGTTTAAAGTCACTGAACAGGATGTAGATGGTGGCAGTGATTCCTGGGTCTGGGACCAGTGTCATTACCTTCTCCCTTCACCACCAATAATATTTAAAGATTTCTTGATTGCTAGAAATCAGCTAGAAGCTGTGGCATGAGCGCAGATGATTTTTCAGCACTTCAGCTAAAGAACAAGTCTTTCTTTATTCCTCTGACCCTCAGAAGACTCTGCAGGAGGTTctctccccccgcccccccacccCGCCCTCTTTTTGTGCAGTTGGTTTCAGTTCTCAGAGGATTACCAGAGCAGAAAGGCGctataaacaaaacattgttgGTGTTATAAGGCAACAACGGGCAGACAATGGGCACAAAGAGGCCAGTAAGCTCCAAACACAAACATTCAAAGGTGCTTTGTGTGTCGTGTCCCGGGTCCTGAGCTCGGCCCCGTCTGAAGGCTAAAAGGTCGTCCCGTCGCAGATGATGTTCTGGCCACGTCCAGGGAACAGCTCCATCTGCCAGTATCGAGGGTCCGCGTACACTGGACGGGTCGACaaccgagagagagagagagagagactggatCAAAATCTGCAGAAATGTTTTAGTTGAAATCTGCTTAGCAGGAATTCAGAGGCTGATCTTTCTATGCTGTTATGT
The nucleotide sequence above comes from Fundulus heteroclitus isolate FHET01 unplaced genomic scaffold, MU-UCD_Fhet_4.1 scaffold_90, whole genome shotgun sequence. Encoded proteins:
- the dram2b gene encoding DNA damage-regulated autophagy modulator protein 2b; this encodes MWWFQQGLCFLPAALVVWTVASFIFAYITAVVLRHVDPLLPYISDTGTMAPERCVFGIMMDISAFLGIATVYVRYKQVEALIDENEVKLQRLNCLGLALGWISSFGMCVVANFQKTTIFSMHLVGAVLTFGVGALYVFFQTVISLYMQPRVHSRTLYLVRLGVGVWTLCSIISMFISSVIMYSSLSGVDVPRKLHWIPGEPGYVAHIISTVSEWSLAFSFISFFLTFIRDFQKINLRAVAVLQSSHLYEWHPAGVAPSHQSRPSETSPLLAGTT